GAAGAACGTTTTATCAGCAATCCTGATGAATTTGAGGTAAGGATCCGTTATCTGATCTCTGTGAGAATTCCTTTCAATAAAAAAGGAGAAAAAGAAAAACTCTACGGTATTCTTAAAAATGAAATAAGAATGAATGTTGACAAATTAGAACCTTTCGACAGCAATCGTATTACGGCAGGCCTTGGAATAAAACTAGGAAAAAATTCCGCTTTGGAGCTTGCCTTTATCAATCAGCTGGAAACCAAAAAAACAAGTAATTACGGATTTATAGGTTTCAGAAACAACTTTGACTGGAGAAAAAAGAAACAACAATAACCTCATTAACATTATAACATACTATGCTTACATTTCTTGGTTTTTTAATGATTTTCATCTTCATGATCCTCATCATGAACAAAAAGATGACTCCGCTTACGGCTTTAGTTCTGGTACCGGTACTTATTGCTGTAATAGCAGGATTCGGGCCTGATCTTGGGAAAATGATGAAAGATGGGGTAAAAGAAATAGCACTTACGGGGGTTATGCTGATTTTTGCCATCCTGTATTTCAGCCTGATGATTGATACAGGGCTTTTCGAGCCTCTGGTTAATGTCATATTAAAGGCTGTAGGAGATAATCCTGTAAAAACAACCATCGGAACTGCCCTTCTCACCACTTTAGTTTCTTTAGACGGCGATGGCTCTTCCACTTACATTATTGTAGTAGCTGCGTTACTCCCACTTTATAAAAAACAGGGCATGAACCCTTTGGTTTTAACCTGTATTATTATGCTCGCAGGTGGTATTATGAATATTCTACCATGGGGAGGTCCCACCGCCAGAGTAATGAGTTCTCTTAAGCTGGGGCATACTGAAATATTTGTCCCTATGATTCCGGTCATGCTGATCGGGCTGGTATGGGTATTTTTTGTTGCTTATATTCTGGGAGTTCGAGAGAAAAAAAGAATAAGCAAACATGGAAAATATACCAAATACAGCGGACAGGATATTGCCGGTGAAGATGACCCTGCATTAAGACGTCCGAAACTTATTATTGTCAATTTAATCCTGACCATTATCCTTCTTTGCGTTATGATTCTTGATATTATTCCTTTGGGCATTGCCTTTATGATTGCCTTCTGTATAGCTTCTCTGATTAATTATCCGAAACTGAAAGACCAGCAGAAAATTATTTCAAAACACGCTGGAAATGCTTTATCCGTAGCCGGAATGATCTTCGGTGCAGGAATTTTCACAGGAATCCTGAACGGTACAGGAATTATGAATGCTATGGGAAACAGTATCATCAGTATTGTTCCTAAAACCTGGGGTGGCTATCTGAATGTCATCACCGCAGTATTCAGTGTACCGCTTACGTTTTTCCTGACCAATGATGCTTATTATTTTGGAATATTACCTGTCATCACAGCAACGGGCAGCCAGCTTAATATTCCTCCTGATATTTTGGGACGTGCCAGTCTTGTAGGGCAGGCTTCTCACTTATTAAGTCCGTTGGTACCATCTACTTATCTGTTGGTTTCACTGGCAGGGGTTGAATTCTCTGACCATCTGAAATTCACTTTAAAATGGGCTATCGGATCATCAATTGTAATGTTGCTGAGTGCATTGGCTCTTGGTATTATATAAGATTATATCTTTGAATTTTGTAATCTTACCTTATAAAAAGTGAATGATGAAACCTTCTAAGCAAAAAACGTTTACAGACTCCTATTTAAGAAACCTTACTCTGTATGTGTTCACAGCGATTATCTGTGGAGCATTAACCGGTTATTATTTTCCGGAAGTCAGTAAACATCTGGAAACAGTAAGCAGTTACTTTTTCACACTTCTTGAAGTTTTGATTATTCCTGTTATTTTTATTGCAGTAACTTATGGGGTAAGCTATATTTTCAGCACCAAAAATGCTTTTAAAATTGTAAGTCAGATGGTTCTCTATTTTTTAATCATCACTTCCATCAGTATTTTATTGGGCATCGGATCCGGACTTCTTTTAAAGCCGGGAGCCAATACGGGGATTATGATTTCTTCCCACAAAGCGCTTCCGGAAAGATTTTTAACAAGAACAACAAATCCTTTACATATTAGCAACTATGTACTTTTTCTTTTAATATCAATAACTGCAGGTATCCTGATTGGTCTTTCAAAGAAAAAGAATAACATTCTTAAGGCTATAGACCTGGGAAGAAATCTGTTTTTCAAACTCATCAAGTATGTTTACATCTTTCTTCCCATCGTCATTTTCTCTAATATCGCTTATGGAATTTCTGTTTACGGAATTAATACTTTGCTGCCATTAAGTAAAATTGTAGCCACAGTATATCTTACCTGTGTATTTTTCATTTTCGGGATATTAGGTGTTATAACGGCTTACTTTAAAATTAACCTTTGGGATTTTTTGATCAGCATCAAAGAAGAAATCATTCTTGTGGTAGCAACTTCGTCGTCAAAGACCGCATTTCCAATGATCTTTGATAAAATGGAATCTCAGGGATATGACAGGAAAATTCTTCGCCTTATTATTCCTCTAGGATACAATTTTAATTTGGCAGGAGCTTGTATTTACCTTTCCATTTCATGTATTTTCCTGATCCAGTTTTATAATATTCCACTTACCATAAAAGATTATTTCTGGCTTTTCATCACCATTTCAGTTGCTTCAAAAACGGCTTCTGGAGTTCCAGGATCAGGCTTCCTTGCCCTGATGTTTACATTAAGCCGGTTTGGCAAAATTCCTACTACCGATCTTGCACTGCTGTACAGTATAGACCGCTTTATGAATGAAGCCAGATCTGTCACCAATTTCATCGGCATTTCAGTTTCTGCTGCCATTATTTCAAAACTTAACCAAAAATCAACCCCTCTAAAAAATGATATTTCCTGATTTCACACACCTCTTCAATGACATATTAGAAAACCCAGCAAAATCAATAGCCATTATTGGCAATCTTATCCTTATCGAAAGCCTCCTCTCTGTAGACAATGCAGCAGTACTGGCAACCATCGTCATGGATCTGCCCGAAAATCAAAGAAAAAAAGCTTTAAAATACGGAATTATTGGAGCTTATGTATTCCGTGGACTGGCTCTTATTTTTGCTTCTGTATTGATTTCCGTTTGGTGGCTAAAACCACTGGGAGGATTATACCTTCTCTATATTTCTTTTGATTGGTTTATCAAAAAGATGAAAAACACAAATGATGAAGAAAATCCGGAGGAAAATCCTGACAAAGAATCCAGCTGGCTGTATAAAAATTCTATTGGATTGCTGGGGCATTTCTGGGCTACGGTTGCTATTGTGGAAGTAATGGATCTTGCTTTTTCTATAGATAATGTTTTTGCTGTAGTGGCTTTTTCAAACAATTTGCTACTGATTACGCTGGGTGTATTCATAGGAATTTTAGCCATGAGATTTATTGCACAGTGGTTTGTTCGTCTGATGCAAATTTTTCCTTTCCTGGAAACTGCCGCTTTTGCTGTGATTGCTATTTTAGGAATTAAACTAAGCTTGTCATTATATGAGCACTTCTACCCTGCTACGGCATTCGCTCAATTTTTAGGCAGTCATACCATGGAAATTCTAGTTTCCGTCATTACCGTTCTTTTGTTTGTAGTACCTGTAGCTACCAGTTATCTTATTGGATTTCCCGCCCGCAAAAAATAATTTTTCTGCCAAATTTTCACATTCGGAAATAAAAGTCTGCCATTTCATCCATCAGTGTCTCATGGCATACATTTAGAGAATTACTATGCAGAAATAATTAATAAATAAACATATTATGTCAGTAAACTTTAAACCATTAGCAGACAGAGTTCTGGTAGAACCTATCGCTGCAGAAACTAAAACAGCTTCAGGTATTATTATCCCCGACACTGCAAAGGAAAAGCCGCAAGAAGGTACTGTAGTGGCAGTAGGTCCTGGTAAAAAAGATGAGCCTACAACTGTTCAGGTAGGTGACAAAGTTCTTTATGGAAAATATTCAGGTGCTGAATTGAAGTTGGAAGGTAAAGATTACTTAATCGTAAGAGAAGCTGATTTATTAGGAATCATCGGTTAATTTGTAAAAAGTAAAATGTATTCATGTAAAATGATATTTTCAGGATACAAAATCATTAATACATTGTACAAAGTACATTAATACAATAAAAATTATGGCAAAAGAAATAAAATTCGATATTGAATCAAGAGACGCTCTAAAGAGAGGTGTAGATGCATTGGCTAATGCAGTAAAAGTAACTTTAGGCCCTAAAGGGAGAAACGTAGTCATCGAAAAATCTTTCGGTGCTCCACACGTAACTAAGGATGGTGTGTCTGTTGCAAAAGAAATCGAACTTGAAGACAGAGTAGAAAATATGGGAGCGCAGATGGTAAAAGAAGTGGCTTCCAAAACTAATGATATTGCAGGAGATGGTACTACTACCGCTACTGTATTGGCACAGGCTATCGTAAGAGAAGGTCTTAAAAACGTAGCTGCGGGTGCTAATCCAATGGATCTTAAAAGAGGAATCGACAAAGCAGTAACTGCTGTTGTTGAAAACCTTAAAGCTCAGTCTCAGGCTGTGGGAGATTCTACAGATAAAGTAAAGCAGGTAGCTTCTGTATCAGCTAACAACG
The nucleotide sequence above comes from Chryseobacterium sp. 7. Encoded proteins:
- a CDS encoding TerC family protein produces the protein MIFPDFTHLFNDILENPAKSIAIIGNLILIESLLSVDNAAVLATIVMDLPENQRKKALKYGIIGAYVFRGLALIFASVLISVWWLKPLGGLYLLYISFDWFIKKMKNTNDEENPEENPDKESSWLYKNSIGLLGHFWATVAIVEVMDLAFSIDNVFAVVAFSNNLLLITLGVFIGILAMRFIAQWFVRLMQIFPFLETAAFAVIAILGIKLSLSLYEHFYPATAFAQFLGSHTMEILVSVITVLLFVVPVATSYLIGFPARKK
- the groES gene encoding co-chaperone GroES, whose product is MSVNFKPLADRVLVEPIAAETKTASGIIIPDTAKEKPQEGTVVAVGPGKKDEPTTVQVGDKVLYGKYSGAELKLEGKDYLIVREADLLGIIG
- a CDS encoding DUF2490 domain-containing protein, translated to MWFQYLMSAKLTDKSTLTALTQYRSFDLAYDTRLFLVNAYVDYEVAENIRPAAGAMFLILESYNADDSKKIRYEKRPFQQVTADYYIGRTSISNRLRVEERFISNPDEFEVRIRYLISVRIPFNKKGEKEKLYGILKNEIRMNVDKLEPFDSNRITAGLGIKLGKNSALELAFINQLETKKTSNYGFIGFRNNFDWRKKKQQ
- a CDS encoding CitMHS family transporter — translated: MLTFLGFLMIFIFMILIMNKKMTPLTALVLVPVLIAVIAGFGPDLGKMMKDGVKEIALTGVMLIFAILYFSLMIDTGLFEPLVNVILKAVGDNPVKTTIGTALLTTLVSLDGDGSSTYIIVVAALLPLYKKQGMNPLVLTCIIMLAGGIMNILPWGGPTARVMSSLKLGHTEIFVPMIPVMLIGLVWVFFVAYILGVREKKRISKHGKYTKYSGQDIAGEDDPALRRPKLIIVNLILTIILLCVMILDIIPLGIAFMIAFCIASLINYPKLKDQQKIISKHAGNALSVAGMIFGAGIFTGILNGTGIMNAMGNSIISIVPKTWGGYLNVITAVFSVPLTFFLTNDAYYFGILPVITATGSQLNIPPDILGRASLVGQASHLLSPLVPSTYLLVSLAGVEFSDHLKFTLKWAIGSSIVMLLSALALGII
- a CDS encoding cation:dicarboxylate symporter family transporter translates to MMKPSKQKTFTDSYLRNLTLYVFTAIICGALTGYYFPEVSKHLETVSSYFFTLLEVLIIPVIFIAVTYGVSYIFSTKNAFKIVSQMVLYFLIITSISILLGIGSGLLLKPGANTGIMISSHKALPERFLTRTTNPLHISNYVLFLLISITAGILIGLSKKKNNILKAIDLGRNLFFKLIKYVYIFLPIVIFSNIAYGISVYGINTLLPLSKIVATVYLTCVFFIFGILGVITAYFKINLWDFLISIKEEIILVVATSSSKTAFPMIFDKMESQGYDRKILRLIIPLGYNFNLAGACIYLSISCIFLIQFYNIPLTIKDYFWLFITISVASKTASGVPGSGFLALMFTLSRFGKIPTTDLALLYSIDRFMNEARSVTNFIGISVSAAIISKLNQKSTPLKNDIS